A region of Clostridium acetobutylicum ATCC 824 DNA encodes the following proteins:
- a CDS encoding 6-pyruvoyl-tetrahydropterin synthase-related protein: protein MDFEGYLYKFNLNASHSVIIDNVRGSMHSHTFVISLFVKIDSEDMLLYDEVERKVSEFLSIYSGKELNKVKPFDKVDPILENIGDFFFDELKDRLKLKGIFLNKLEISETPARVYVVNHHRENVVFEDSKKKKGYDNNIKTLIMKSLINSTTDEIIKDNVEILKRKIVHKELEETREKTIKRDRTKLKVLASALLFGVLAVLLSLYMAKEKGYPWGIDTYGHIFKADFLYRSLKDGNMYPLFTKLWYNGIQPFRYWAPFPYYIFALLEFLTGGNVSQAYIMFIGLMFFVGAFGWLLWGNREKRVFICFIFGVLWFLLPENIRIFFFEGNIPRVVIAALIPYLFYFLWGFVEKGKKASIIAMAGIMLLIIMCHLMVAAMLGITTFIFLLIYAVLSKKFLRSIQSIAAMLLCFAIAGIWLYPALKGGLVSMDTDSTSEVMRALSTPFTTSLDPLIRLTAAGRSGFFYYGVSIFVISCLGIFLSNKKSVPGFLTVIIVFLGTTTAFVPVLLKLPLNQLLWMMRFTPIAYGLFIMSLINWGKCKKVFMAIFLSLIILDSSLSFNFVLFPSEKSNTVESIIESAKKVTNQRIALLDSSMFGSYPSFYIPSIGKETAYSYGWAWQGASTSKNIVLLNTALENGYYNYMFDRSIEMGCDTVVIRKASLEKKKSSFKLIDEAAKKLNYFLYNETVEGYVYHRETPKTFGVVTKYYGISIGRSAEEIPLEYTGFKSGASYSIDDYRLEELQKYKIIYLSGFNYKNKAKAENMISKLSKMGIKVVIDMNRIPSDETTNRMSFLGVTAQPITFDKKLPDLFYENEKYVSGAFKKEYTKWNTVYLQNVSDIKGFSWIKDKKLTFMGKGTGDNKNITFVGFNLMFHAMTNEDNGALSIMDNVMGSNKETPTRTIVPLNVKYSKNSIVIDSRDKDVNTTLAFLDSYKSKDKIYSDQNLLKVGKGKTEIQVTYPYLAKGMILSLMGILGFLVLIMVVYRGGRHSEESN, encoded by the coding sequence TTGGACTTTGAAGGATATTTGTATAAATTTAATTTAAATGCTTCACACAGCGTTATCATTGATAATGTTAGGGGAAGCATGCACTCGCATACCTTTGTGATATCTCTTTTTGTTAAGATAGACAGTGAAGATATGCTTTTGTATGATGAGGTGGAAAGGAAAGTTAGTGAGTTTTTAAGCATATACAGTGGAAAAGAACTTAATAAGGTTAAACCTTTTGATAAAGTTGACCCTATACTGGAGAATATAGGAGATTTCTTTTTTGATGAACTGAAAGATAGGCTTAAACTAAAGGGCATTTTTTTAAATAAACTTGAGATAAGTGAGACACCGGCTAGAGTCTATGTTGTGAATCATCATAGAGAAAATGTGGTTTTTGAAGACAGTAAGAAGAAGAAAGGCTATGATAATAATATAAAAACACTTATAATGAAGAGCCTAATTAATTCTACTACAGATGAGATTATAAAAGATAATGTTGAAATTTTAAAGAGAAAAATTGTTCACAAAGAATTAGAAGAGACTAGAGAGAAGACCATTAAAAGAGACCGTACTAAATTAAAGGTTTTAGCGTCAGCACTTCTCTTTGGAGTTTTGGCAGTTTTATTAAGTCTATACATGGCAAAAGAAAAGGGATATCCTTGGGGAATAGATACTTATGGACACATATTCAAAGCTGATTTTTTGTATAGGAGTCTTAAGGATGGAAATATGTATCCACTGTTTACCAAGCTCTGGTACAATGGAATACAGCCATTTAGATACTGGGCACCTTTCCCTTATTATATATTTGCTTTGCTTGAATTTTTAACAGGTGGAAATGTATCGCAGGCATACATTATGTTTATAGGACTTATGTTTTTTGTAGGAGCTTTTGGATGGCTTTTATGGGGAAATAGAGAAAAGAGAGTTTTTATATGCTTTATTTTTGGAGTATTATGGTTCCTTTTACCAGAAAACATCAGAATATTTTTCTTTGAGGGAAATATACCCAGAGTTGTTATAGCAGCACTTATACCGTATTTGTTTTATTTTTTATGGGGCTTTGTTGAAAAGGGAAAGAAGGCTTCCATTATTGCTATGGCAGGTATTATGCTTCTAATAATAATGTGCCATTTAATGGTTGCAGCGATGCTTGGCATTACGACTTTTATATTTTTGCTTATATACGCAGTTCTGTCTAAGAAATTTTTAAGATCTATTCAGAGTATAGCAGCCATGCTTTTATGTTTTGCTATAGCGGGAATATGGCTTTATCCAGCACTTAAGGGAGGTCTTGTATCAATGGATACTGATTCAACCTCAGAAGTTATGAGAGCTTTAAGCACACCTTTTACTACCTCGCTTGATCCACTTATAAGGCTAACAGCTGCAGGAAGAAGCGGATTTTTTTACTACGGAGTGTCGATTTTTGTAATTTCTTGTCTTGGAATATTTCTTTCAAATAAGAAGAGTGTTCCAGGTTTTCTTACAGTAATAATAGTATTTTTAGGGACAACCACTGCATTTGTTCCAGTACTTTTAAAATTACCTTTAAATCAGCTTTTGTGGATGATGAGATTTACGCCTATAGCCTATGGATTATTTATTATGAGTCTTATTAATTGGGGAAAATGTAAAAAGGTCTTTATGGCAATATTTTTGTCATTAATAATACTAGATAGCTCATTATCCTTTAATTTTGTACTGTTTCCTTCAGAAAAGAGTAATACCGTTGAAAGCATAATTGAAAGTGCAAAAAAGGTTACAAATCAGAGAATTGCTCTTTTAGATAGCAGTATGTTTGGTTCATATCCGTCATTTTATATTCCAAGCATTGGCAAGGAAACGGCTTATTCTTATGGATGGGCTTGGCAAGGTGCATCAACCTCTAAAAATATAGTGCTTTTAAATACAGCTCTCGAAAATGGATATTATAACTACATGTTTGACAGATCCATTGAAATGGGATGCGATACGGTAGTTATAAGAAAGGCTTCACTTGAGAAGAAAAAGAGCAGTTTTAAGCTTATTGATGAGGCGGCAAAAAAGCTAAATTATTTCTTATATAATGAAACTGTAGAGGGCTATGTGTACCATAGGGAAACACCAAAAACCTTTGGGGTTGTAACAAAATATTATGGGATTAGTATAGGGCGTTCTGCAGAAGAAATACCACTAGAGTATACAGGCTTTAAGTCTGGGGCTTCTTACAGTATTGATGACTACAGGTTAGAGGAGCTTCAGAAATATAAGATTATTTATCTTTCTGGATTTAATTATAAAAATAAGGCTAAAGCTGAAAATATGATTTCTAAATTAAGTAAAATGGGTATTAAGGTAGTAATTGATATGAATAGGATTCCTTCAGATGAAACCACAAATAGGATGAGCTTTTTAGGTGTAACAGCTCAGCCAATTACTTTTGACAAAAAGCTTCCGGATTTATTTTACGAAAATGAGAAATATGTAAGCGGAGCTTTTAAAAAGGAATATACAAAATGGAATACAGTATATCTTCAAAATGTTTCAGATATAAAAGGTTTCTCGTGGATAAAGGATAAAAAGCTAACATTTATGGGAAAGGGTACTGGAGATAACAAAAATATTACTTTTGTTGGATTTAATTTAATGTTTCATGCAATGACAAATGAAGATAATGGGGCTTTAAGCATTATGGATAACGTTATGGGATCTAATAAAGAAACTCCTACAAGAACCATAGTTCCTTTGAATGTAAAATATAGTAAGAATTCTATTGTTATAGACTCAAGAGATAAGGATGTTAATACAACATTAGCATTTCTAGATTCTTATAAAAGTAAAGATAAAATTTATTCTGATCAGAATCTTTTAAAGGTAGGTAAAGGAAAAACAGAGATTCAGGTTACTTATCCTTACTTAGCAAAAGGGATGATTTTATCCTTAATGGGAATTTTGGGATTTTTAGTACTAATTATGGTTGTTTACAGAGGGGGAAGACACAGTGAAGAAAGTAATTAA
- a CDS encoding LysE/ArgO family amino acid transporter, with protein sequence MKLTYILQGFLFGLAYVAPIGMQNAYVINTAIHKSRSVTLKTALITIFFDITLALACFFGVGFFLQKSVILKDIILTLGSICVIYIGLSLIKSVPDELQETKINESILKISLQCLIVTWFNPQAIIDGTLLLGGIRSTLVDNISNFFILGTAIASITWFLSLSTIVSINKNRFNKKVLRIINLICGFIILLYGVNLAYSLIIHFL encoded by the coding sequence TTGAAACTCACATATATCTTACAGGGTTTTTTATTTGGTTTAGCATATGTTGCTCCAATAGGAATGCAAAACGCATATGTTATTAATACAGCGATTCATAAAAGTAGAAGTGTTACTCTAAAAACGGCTCTAATTACTATCTTTTTTGATATTACATTAGCATTAGCTTGTTTTTTTGGAGTTGGATTTTTTTTACAAAAATCTGTAATTTTAAAAGATATTATACTTACTTTAGGTTCTATTTGTGTTATATATATAGGATTATCATTAATTAAATCTGTTCCTGATGAATTGCAGGAAACAAAAATAAATGAATCTATTTTAAAAATATCATTACAATGCCTAATTGTAACATGGTTTAATCCTCAAGCTATAATTGATGGAACTTTACTACTTGGAGGAATACGATCAACATTAGTAGATAATATTTCAAACTTTTTTATATTAGGAACTGCTATAGCATCTATTACATGGTTTTTATCGCTTTCAACAATTGTTTCTATTAACAAAAATAGATTTAATAAAAAGGTTTTAAGAATTATAAATTTAATCTGTGGTTTTATTATATTATTATATGGAGTGAATTTAGCATATAGCTTAATTATTCATTTCCTTTAA
- a CDS encoding FAD-dependent oxidoreductase, with the protein MESVWSSEIKFKKREALDKNINCDILVIGAGMAGILTAYMLNKSGREVVVIDAKAIASGVTKNTTAKITSQHDLIYDKLIKEFGEEAAKQYAKANELAIKKYKEVIDEEGIDCDYEKKDAYLYSFDNVQGLEDEYNAAKKVGIAAELIDEVNLPVNVKKALKFNNQAQFNPLKFLKAISEKLTIYENTTALDITEDNTVVTKNNIKIKANKIVMATHYPFLNTPGYYFMRMHQERSYVIALENAQNVNGMYKGIDKNGYSLRNYKDLLILGGAARRTGENEQGGAYEELRKAAKQFYPNSIERYHWSAQDCIPLDNIPYIGYYSSKTSDIYVETGFKKWGMTSSMVAAMIISDMILGKENDFSKIFSPKRLNITAAMKNAANDMVVTAKNFIAQRIDIPEEKLKDIQNGHGGIVEYNGEKAGVYKDKDGKVYAVSTKCAHLGCELKWNADELIWECPCHGSRYDYKGKWIESPTNKDLDEI; encoded by the coding sequence ATGGAAAGTGTATGGAGTTCGGAAATTAAGTTTAAAAAAAGAGAGGCCTTAGATAAAAATATCAATTGTGATATTCTTGTTATTGGAGCCGGAATGGCTGGAATATTAACAGCATATATGCTTAATAAAAGTGGTAGAGAGGTTGTTGTAATTGATGCTAAAGCTATAGCTTCTGGAGTTACTAAGAATACAACAGCTAAAATAACCAGCCAACATGATTTAATTTATGATAAATTAATTAAAGAGTTTGGTGAAGAAGCTGCAAAGCAGTACGCTAAGGCTAATGAACTTGCAATAAAAAAATATAAAGAGGTAATTGATGAAGAAGGAATTGATTGTGACTATGAAAAGAAGGATGCATATTTGTATTCCTTTGATAACGTTCAAGGACTTGAAGATGAATATAATGCAGCAAAAAAAGTAGGAATTGCAGCAGAGTTAATAGATGAAGTAAATCTTCCTGTAAATGTTAAAAAGGCTTTAAAATTTAATAATCAGGCACAGTTTAATCCTCTTAAGTTCTTAAAAGCTATTTCAGAAAAGTTAACCATTTATGAAAATACAACAGCACTTGATATTACTGAAGATAATACTGTAGTTACAAAAAATAATATAAAAATAAAAGCAAATAAAATAGTAATGGCAACTCATTATCCATTTTTAAATACGCCAGGTTATTATTTTATGAGAATGCATCAAGAAAGATCCTATGTTATAGCTTTGGAAAATGCACAAAATGTAAATGGTATGTATAAGGGAATTGATAAAAACGGATACTCTTTAAGAAATTATAAGGATTTATTAATATTAGGAGGTGCAGCACGTAGAACTGGTGAAAATGAACAAGGTGGAGCTTATGAGGAATTAAGAAAGGCAGCTAAGCAATTTTATCCAAATTCAATAGAAAGATATCATTGGTCTGCGCAAGATTGTATACCTTTAGACAATATACCATACATAGGTTACTATTCTTCTAAAACGTCTGATATTTATGTTGAGACAGGATTCAAAAAATGGGGAATGACAAGTTCTATGGTGGCAGCCATGATAATAAGCGATATGATTCTTGGAAAGGAAAATGACTTTTCAAAGATATTTTCACCTAAAAGACTTAATATAACAGCAGCTATGAAAAATGCAGCAAATGATATGGTGGTAACAGCGAAAAATTTCATAGCACAAAGGATAGATATTCCGGAAGAAAAACTAAAAGATATTCAAAACGGCCATGGAGGAATTGTAGAATATAACGGTGAAAAAGCTGGAGTTTATAAGGATAAGGATGGAAAGGTGTATGCAGTATCAACAAAGTGTGCCCATTTAGGATGTGAGCTTAAGTGGAATGCTGATGAATTAATTTGGGAATGTCCTTGTCATGGTTCAAGATATGATTATAAGGGAAAATGGATAGAAAGTCCTACTAATAAGGATCTAGATGAAATATAG
- a CDS encoding DUF3892 domain-containing protein: MNDKSKVIKVKKNSEGDITDVMLENGNVYSIDEAITMAKDHLIDGVNVAKARSGREYLRSNPNGDEGDNLDNKPTF, translated from the coding sequence ATGAATGATAAATCTAAAGTTATAAAGGTAAAGAAAAATTCCGAGGGTGATATAACCGATGTAATGCTTGAAAATGGAAATGTGTATTCAATAGATGAGGCAATAACAATGGCAAAAGATCATTTAATAGATGGTGTAAACGTTGCTAAGGCACGAAGTGGAAGGGAATATTTAAGAAGCAATCCCAATGGAGATGAAGGAGATAATTTAGATAATAAACCAACTTTTTAA
- the speD gene encoding adenosylmethionine decarboxylase, producing the protein MKVNIDNKIKLHGFNNLTKTLSFNMYDICYAKSAEDREAYISYIDEQYNADRLTEILTNVTEIIGANILNIAKQDYDPQGASVTILVCENPIEEERKEALVKETPGPLPEIVLAHLDKSHITVHTYPEYHPDEGICTFRADIDVSTCGMISPLRALNYLVHSFEADIMTMDYRVRGFTRDITGRKLFIDHKINSIQNYIPSNIKTKYNMIDVNVYQENIFHTKCRLKQFDLDNYLFGYTKKDLYPKERKKITHKLKKEMDEIFYGKNFDEVYYK; encoded by the coding sequence ATGAAAGTAAACATTGATAATAAAATAAAGCTTCATGGTTTCAATAATTTAACTAAAACATTATCATTTAATATGTATGATATATGTTATGCAAAATCAGCAGAAGATAGAGAAGCCTACATCTCTTATATAGATGAGCAATATAATGCGGATCGTCTTACAGAAATTCTCACAAACGTCACTGAAATTATAGGTGCCAATATTTTAAATATTGCAAAACAAGACTATGACCCTCAAGGTGCTAGTGTTACTATTCTTGTATGCGAAAATCCCATAGAAGAAGAACGTAAGGAAGCCTTGGTAAAAGAAACTCCTGGTCCTCTTCCTGAAATCGTACTTGCCCATTTAGATAAAAGTCATATTACAGTGCACACCTACCCTGAATATCATCCTGATGAAGGTATTTGCACTTTCAGGGCTGATATAGACGTATCAACCTGTGGAATGATATCTCCTTTAAGAGCTTTAAATTATTTAGTTCACTCTTTCGAAGCTGATATTATGACTATGGACTATAGGGTACGTGGTTTTACTAGAGATATTACTGGTCGTAAATTATTTATTGATCATAAAATCAACTCCATTCAAAACTACATACCAAGTAATATAAAAACCAAATATAATATGATTGATGTAAATGTTTACCAAGAAAATATTTTTCATACAAAATGTAGGCTAAAGCAATTCGACCTAGATAACTACCTATTTGGATATACTAAAAAAGATTTGTATCCAAAAGAAAGAAAGAAAATAACTCATAAGCTAAAAAAAGAAATGGATGAAATATTCTATGGAAAAAACTTTGATGAAGTATATTATAAATAA